Proteins from a single region of Phycisphaeraceae bacterium D3-23:
- a CDS encoding SGNH/GDSL hydrolase family protein, producing MPMTRREMLATTVTSTAAGAALAATGCASLSSANAHTKQADDAKPMIDQLPDNATILLQGDSITDAGRSRDTQDTANDFAMLGNGYAKLIAYHLLSRYPDKGLQLYNRGISGHKVPDLDNRWDRDAIDLAPDLVSILIGVNDIWHRLNGGYDGTAEQYGDQLAALLARTKEALPDAKLVVCEPFVLRCGAVNDNWFPDFDNRRALCKQAAEAAGAVFVPFQSMFDEAVEAGSQPNVWAGDGVHPSAQGAALMAMRWMSETGL from the coding sequence ATGCCGATGACCCGCCGAGAGATGCTTGCCACGACCGTAACCTCGACCGCGGCGGGTGCCGCGCTTGCCGCGACGGGCTGCGCTTCGCTGTCCAGCGCCAACGCCCACACCAAGCAGGCCGACGACGCCAAGCCCATGATCGACCAGCTCCCCGACAACGCGACGATCCTCCTCCAGGGCGACTCCATCACCGACGCCGGCCGATCACGCGACACCCAGGACACCGCCAACGACTTCGCCATGCTCGGCAACGGCTACGCGAAACTCATCGCCTACCACCTGCTCTCCCGCTACCCCGACAAAGGCCTCCAGCTCTACAACCGAGGCATCTCCGGGCACAAGGTCCCCGACCTCGACAACCGCTGGGACCGCGACGCGATCGACCTGGCCCCCGACCTCGTCTCGATCCTCATCGGCGTCAACGACATCTGGCACAGACTCAACGGCGGATACGACGGCACCGCCGAGCAGTACGGCGACCAACTCGCCGCGCTCCTCGCCCGCACGAAAGAAGCGCTGCCCGACGCCAAGCTCGTCGTGTGTGAGCCGTTCGTCCTGCGCTGCGGCGCGGTGAACGACAACTGGTTCCCCGACTTTGACAACCGCCGTGCGCTGTGCAAGCAGGCCGCGGAAGCAGCGGGGGCGGTCTTCGTCCCGTTCCAGTCGATGTTCGATGAAGCCGTCGAGGCGGGCAGCCAGCCCAACGTCTGGGCCGGCGACGGCGTCCACCCCTCGGCCCAGGGCGCGGCGCTGATGGCGATGCGATGGATGAGCGAGACGGGGCTGTAA
- a CDS encoding carbon-nitrogen hydrolase family protein — protein sequence MRTQFVALLLACVAGINPVLAHEETDSARTVLAAAIQVDSALGEPDVNRERLLALATEAAEHGAKLIVLPETAVTGYMSHDIQTTWQVGEYDITEGLTGRDPSDAAETVPGPSTRAFAELSDEHDCYITVPILEVDRKTGRYYNTIVVVGPEGERAIHYRKRNPWQHAERGWAWVGNLGNPVVDTPYGRIGTIICYDIHDQGPVMSGLKVDHLLYCIAWVDHEDSDWFDVGLPRRAAIHDLNIIGANWCQPAEYDGPAWHGHGMSRIIARDGTILTQAEDDPEQPVEILYAELLVPAEADSETE from the coding sequence AAACCGATTCCGCGCGGACCGTCCTCGCCGCAGCGATCCAGGTCGATTCCGCCTTGGGCGAGCCCGATGTGAACCGCGAGCGGCTGCTGGCCTTAGCCACCGAAGCCGCCGAGCACGGCGCGAAGCTGATCGTCCTGCCCGAGACCGCCGTCACGGGTTACATGTCGCACGACATCCAGACCACCTGGCAGGTCGGCGAATACGACATCACCGAAGGGCTCACCGGCCGCGACCCGAGCGACGCCGCGGAGACCGTGCCCGGGCCATCGACCCGGGCGTTCGCGGAACTCTCCGATGAGCACGACTGCTACATCACCGTGCCGATCCTCGAGGTCGACCGCAAGACCGGCCGGTACTACAACACGATCGTCGTCGTCGGTCCCGAAGGCGAGCGCGCGATCCACTACCGCAAACGAAACCCCTGGCAGCACGCCGAGCGCGGCTGGGCCTGGGTCGGCAACCTCGGCAACCCGGTCGTCGATACGCCCTACGGCCGAATCGGCACGATCATCTGCTACGACATCCACGACCAAGGCCCGGTGATGTCGGGGCTCAAGGTCGACCACCTGCTGTATTGCATCGCGTGGGTCGACCACGAAGACAGCGACTGGTTCGATGTCGGCCTGCCACGACGCGCGGCGATCCACGACCTCAACATCATCGGCGCGAACTGGTGCCAACCTGCCGAGTACGACGGCCCCGCGTGGCACGGCCACGGGATGAGCCGGATCATCGCCCGCGACGGTACGATCCTGACACAGGCTGAGGACGACCCCGAGCAGCCGGTTGAGATTCTGTATGCGGAGTTGCTGGTGCCGGCGGAGGCGGACAGTGAAACCGAATAG